CAGCCGCCGCCAGCAGCGGCCCGGCCTGATCATCGGTGAGTGCCGCATGCACCTCCATGTTCATCAGGTCATTCCATTCCAGCACCCACTTTTGAATCTGTACGACATCATCGGTTTCTGCGATGCCAAAACCGCTCGAGCCGCCGACGGCATGCCAGCGCCCCAGCATCTTGACGCCGGCGGGTGGTGCCCCTTTGGTTTCGAGGAAACGCTTGATCACGCTGTTACGGTTTTGCGGACTGATCGACCAACTGACCATGAATAACATTTGCCACCTCCTGCTACGGACTGGCACCTGTTGCTCTTTGCGCGCCTGGCTGGCGCCGGACCACGGCCACGCCTGTTTCCCGTGTCTCCCTGACAGGGCTGAAGCAATTGCTCCCATGAGAAGGCATAGCAGCGCGGAACGGTTCGCGTATGACCGCTGATCCTCTTTTATTGCATCTGGAATTGATCGCGGCGCCTGACCGTCAGGTATCGCGCAACAGGTCGTTGGCGTTGAGCAGTTCGTAGGCGATTTCCGGACGTTTTTCCATACCGCGGCGAATGGCGGTCGGGATTGCCTGGCGGGTTTTGCGGCACAGGCCTGGCAGTTCGGCGATGGTGATGGCGATACCGCGCATGGTGCGGACTTCGTTGAAACCCGGGGCGACTTCTACCCGGATGCCCAGTTGCTCGTACATCCGTTGCTGTAACCGTTCGAGGTCGCTCAGGCTCTGGAGGTTTTCCAGGCGTTCGATCAGGCGCCTTTCCTCGGTGCGAGTCAGAAACAGGATGCGCAGGTCCGCGCCGGGTGTTTCCAGCAGCGGTTCACGCTCGCAGATGCAGGCACCGGGCGGGCAGGGTTGGCGGATCGGCAGCGGTGTTGTCATGGCGGCAATCATAGTGCGCTGTGTACTGATTTGCCCATAGGGATTGCCGGTGTGCTCGAGGGGGCATTGTTAAAAGCGCGGCGGTTTGGGGATGTATATCCGTTACCGCAGCAACGGATATGCACCCCAACAAAAATCCGTCGCCTCAGGCCAGCATCGATAACAAACCTCCCTGACGATCAAGCTTGGCCAGTTCGTCAAAACCGCCGACATGGGTGTCACCGATAAAAATCTGCGGCACGCTGCGTCGACCGCTGCGGCTTTGCATCTCCTGGAATTTCCCCGGTTCTGATTGAACGTTGAATTCCTGGGCTGCAATGCCCCGACTGGCCAGCAGTGCTTTGGCGTTGCGGCAATAAGGGCAGGTGTCGGTGGTATAGAGCGTCACGGTCTTCATAAGCGGTGCTCCCGAATTGAAAGTCGTTCAAGCATCGATGGCCGGGAAATCAATCTCGGTCAGGGCAACGTTGTTGAGATAATTGGTCAGGGTCTGCGACGCCACATGGCCGATCACTTCGACAATCTTGCTGTCGTCGATGCCGGCTGCCCGTGCCGCCTCGATCTGCTCGCTGTTCAAGTGACCCCGGCTTTCGGTGATCTGTCGGGCGAGGGTGGCGAACGCATTGAGCTGGCCATCACGGGCGCTGAGGATGTCTTGTGCAGACAAACCGGCCTTGCCGGCAAACAGGGTGTGGGCCGCCAGGCAGTAGTCGCAACCATTCACCTGAGAGGTGGCGAGGAAGATCGCTTCTTTCTCGGTAGCGCTCAGGGATGTTTTACCGAGGGTCGCGGACTGTTGCAGATAAGACGCAAGCACCGCAGGTGCATGGGCCAGCGTCTTGAAGACATTGGGCAGAAAACCGATTTTTTTCTGCACACCTTCCAGCAACGGGCGGGTGGTGTCGGTGGCGTGTTCAAGACTCAGGGTATTGATGCGGCTCATGATGGATCTCCGTAGATGACTGCGCGGTGTGCGCTGGGTACGGAGTCCATGTTATTGACGGACGCTGGTCTATTGGGTGCAAATCGTCGAGGATATACGACAGATCGTCCAGATTTGCCCTCGGGAGCCTGCCAATGGATCGCTTGTCTACGTTGCTCAGCCACTTCGGCGTCAGTGCCGGAACCTTCCACAGCGGCACGTTCTGTGGCACCACGGGTTTCGACGGTGAGCAGGCGTGTGGGCACCTTCATTTGCTAAAGGACGGTGACCTGACCCTTAAGCTGGCCGATGAGCGCGATATCCAGATCAACAAGCCCACCTTGATTTTTTTCCCCCGACCCTTCCGTCATCGCTTGTTCGCTGCAGAGACGTCCGACACACAACTGGTGTGCGCCTCACTGACCTTCGATGGCGGTGCGGGCAATGCGCTGGCGGCCGCCTTGCCCGATTACCTGGTGCTGGGGCTCGACGAAATACCCAGCATGACCGGCACGCTGGACTGGCTGTTCAACGAAGCCTTCGGTGGCATTTGCGGTCGCGAAGCGATGATGGACCGCTTGTTCGAAATGCTCGTGATCCAGTTGCTGCGGCACCTGTTGACTCACCATCAGCAAAGCCCCGGCATGATGGCAGGCCTGGCCGACCCGCGACTGGCGCGTTCCTTGAGCCTGATGCATGACACCCCGGGCAAAGCCTGGACCGTGGCGCAATTGTCATCGGCGGCCAACATGTCCCGGGCCAGCTTCGCCGAGCACTTTCGCCAGGTGGTGGGGCAGACGCCGGTTGATTATCTGGTGAGCTGGCGCATCAGCCTGGCGCAGAAACGCTTGCGTGAAGGCAAGTCCATCGCCCTGATTGCCGAGGAAGTGGGCTACGAAAGCCCTTCGGCGCTGGCTCGGGCGTTTCGGCGCAAGACTGGCGTCAGTCCGCGGGAATGGATGCGCAACGGGACGCTGCGATAGTTTTTTGTCGCCGGCCTTTCGGCGGGGGGGCGGAACGGGTCTATCACACCTTGGAAAGCGCCCAAAGCCCACGCTTGAGCCGTTTCATATGAATAGAGAGAACCGTATTCAACGGCATTTGTTGGCGTTTTTTTGACGCCATTCTCCGTAGAATTTTATTTTTATTTATTGTTGTGACGGACCATTGACGTAATGGCGATGTGCTTATAGGCTCCAAGCAACTGGGTAACGAATCCTTCATTCGATATCAGGAAAACCCTGTAGGCAGGGAGGCGGTCTTCATGCGTTCATCACTGGTTCTCAAATCCGTTTTGTTCTGTGTGCTCTTTAATGGTGCGGCCATTGCCACCGCTCACGCGAGCCATTTGGCCCATGAAATTAACCGCATAGCCGATTCTTGTGCAGCGTCCGGGCCAAAAGTGGGCGCGACAGCGGAAGGGCAGGCTGGCGCCCCTTCTACTGTCGAAAGCAAACTTGGCGCGACAGTCTCGCTGGGCGATATTTCTTCCGTTGATACTGCAAAAGATCAACTCAAAAACCTTATCACTTCTGTTGTCAAGGTGGGTGCCACCGTCAATAGTACTTCCTGTGACGGATTAATGGCGCAACTAAATACTGACAAGTTCACGGCAGATTTAGATGCACAGGCTAAAGTATTGAGTGGAGGAGCCGACGCGTTCGTTAATCAACCCAATGCAGTTCCGTTGTCTGCTGCAGCCTGGTTGTTTTCGTCGGCATTGTTCGGGTTTGTCATGGTCGCCAACCGGCGGAAGGTGTAACTAGCAGTTTGATTTTGCTGGCGATTAAGTGGCGCATTGATACTAGTGGTTGATATCAGTTTGATGTGTCAGTGGTTGGCGATGTATTGGCTGAATGACGGACTCTATTGAAAAGAGTGCTATTAATTTGGCGAGTAAGCATCGGGGGTCATATGTTTAACGACAAGTTACTGTTAAATAAAAAACTTCCTTCACTAGAGGCCTTGCTGCAGATAATTGATACGTCGGGCCGACGAAAAATGGCCGCTGCCAGCCGCGAAAAAATGCTCGTTGAGCGGTTACCGAGCGACAAAAATTGCGAGCGTGATTTGCCTTGGTTTTTGTGTGAAACTCTTGGCAAGGCTACTTAGGCGGAGGGATCCCGATGTTGCGTTTCTGGTTACCTGTGGTCTGCGCGCTGGCTGTCCTGCCCAGCATTTCCAATGCCGTCGCAAACGAAGCGAACTACCGGCTGAGTCCGGGTGATACGCTCAATGTTTCTGTTTGGGGCGAAGACAAGCTCAATAAGGATGTGATCGTTCTTCCCAACGGAAGCATCACCTTCCCGTTGGCAGGGCAGGTTGATGTGGTGGGTCTCGATGCCACCGCAGTCGAAGAGAAAATAGCGGCCAAGCTTGTAAAATTCATACCCGATCCGCAGGTGAGCGTGGTTGTCACGGGCACCGCCGGTAATCTCGTGTACGTGCAGGGCAAAGTGTTGAAGCCCGGCAGTGTCCACTTATCAGGTCAAACGTCAGTGCTGCAGGTTTTGAGCATGGCGGGTGGCCTCGACA
This DNA window, taken from Pseudomonas fluorescens NCIMB 11764, encodes the following:
- a CDS encoding DUF3303 domain-containing protein, giving the protein MLFMVSWSISPQNRNSVIKRFLETKGAPPAGVKMLGRWHAVGGSSGFGIAETDDVVQIQKWVLEWNDLMNMEVHAALTDDQAGPLLAAAVSQQ
- the grxC gene encoding glutaredoxin 3 — translated: MKTVTLYTTDTCPYCRNAKALLASRGIAAQEFNVQSEPGKFQEMQSRSGRRSVPQIFIGDTHVGGFDELAKLDRQGGLLSMLA
- a CDS encoding carboxymuconolactone decarboxylase family protein encodes the protein MSRINTLSLEHATDTTRPLLEGVQKKIGFLPNVFKTLAHAPAVLASYLQQSATLGKTSLSATEKEAIFLATSQVNGCDYCLAAHTLFAGKAGLSAQDILSARDGQLNAFATLARQITESRGHLNSEQIEAARAAGIDDSKIVEVIGHVASQTLTNYLNNVALTEIDFPAIDA
- a CDS encoding AraC family transcriptional regulator: MDRLSTLLSHFGVSAGTFHSGTFCGTTGFDGEQACGHLHLLKDGDLTLKLADERDIQINKPTLIFFPRPFRHRLFAAETSDTQLVCASLTFDGGAGNALAAALPDYLVLGLDEIPSMTGTLDWLFNEAFGGICGREAMMDRLFEMLVIQLLRHLLTHHQQSPGMMAGLADPRLARSLSLMHDTPGKAWTVAQLSSAANMSRASFAEHFRQVVGQTPVDYLVSWRISLAQKRLREGKSIALIAEEVGYESPSALARAFRRKTGVSPREWMRNGTLR
- a CDS encoding polysaccharide biosynthesis/export family protein; the protein is MLRFWLPVVCALAVLPSISNAVANEANYRLSPGDTLNVSVWGEDKLNKDVIVLPNGSITFPLAGQVDVVGLDATAVEEKIAAKLVKFIPDPQVSVVVTGTAGNLVYVQGKVLKPGSVHLSGQTSVLQVLSMAGGLDKFAAKNDIKVVRLNGSKQQILRVDYNELMSGDDMTTNFILEAGDTLVVP